From Paenibacillus antri:
CCCGTGTTTCCGCAGGAAATGCTTATCGAGCAGCGCTTGGTCCATCGGCTGCGCCGCCGGATTCAGGGCATACGTATGAAGCGCCATCTTCGCGCATTCCTCCAGCACGACCGCATTGTGAACCGCGTCGTGCGGATCCTTGCCCCAGTTGAACGGCGCATGGCTGTATACCAGCACGCCTGGAATTTGCATCGGGTCCATGTCGCGGAACGTCTCGACGATGACGTTGCCCGTCTCGCGTTCGTAACCGTTCCGGATTTCCGCCTCGGTCATCGGGCGGGTGCAAGGGATGGCGCCGTAATAATAGTCGGCATGCGTCGTGCCGAGCGCGGGCAGCGCCCTGCCGGCCTGCGCCCAACTCGTCGCCCAAGGCGCGTGCGTGTGCACGATGCCTCCGATGCGAGGGAAGGCTTGGTACAACACGAGATGGGTGGGCGTATCCGAGGACGGCTTATAGCGGCCTTCGACGACCCGGCCGTCCGGAGCCACGACGACCATGTCGTCGCGCTTCAGCTCTTCGTAAGGAACGCCGCTCGGCTTGATGACCATGAGGCCGCTCTCTCGATCGATTCCGCTGACATTGCCCCAAGTGAACGTGACGAGTCCATGCTTCGGAAGATCCAAATTCGCTTCCAGGACGGACTGCTTCAAAGCTTCTAACACGATTGGCGA
This genomic window contains:
- the araD gene encoding L-ribulose-5-phosphate 4-epimerase; this encodes MLEALKQSVLEANLDLPKHGLVTFTWGNVSGIDRESGLMVIKPSGVPYEELKRDDMVVVAPDGRVVEGRYKPSSDTPTHLVLYQAFPRIGGIVHTHAPWATSWAQAGRALPALGTTHADYYYGAIPCTRPMTEAEIRNGYERETGNVIVETFRDMDPMQIPGVLVYSHAPFNWGKDPHDAVHNAVVLEECAKMALHTYALNPAAQPMDQALLDKHFLRKHGANAYYGQSTAERG